One genomic window of Nitrosomonas sp. Is35 includes the following:
- a CDS encoding translesion error-prone DNA polymerase V autoproteolytic subunit: MSNRGGKRENAGRPRGQGKFGEPTTTMRIPESQTATIKSFLEAFQRKKANGDRDTSVANIEENELLIPEISAQPTLLPLFATKVAAGFPSPADDHVEKRLDVSEFLIDHAASTFFVTIKGDSMIDVGLLPDDKVVVDRSRTPGMGDIVLAVVDREFTIKILDYGANKMPRLMPANSSGAYRPIYIRPDMQFEIFGVVIGSFRRFK; encoded by the coding sequence ATGTCAAATCGTGGCGGAAAACGGGAAAATGCAGGCAGGCCGCGCGGCCAGGGTAAATTTGGCGAGCCTACGACAACGATGCGCATACCGGAAAGCCAGACAGCAACCATAAAAAGTTTCTTGGAAGCTTTTCAACGCAAAAAAGCGAATGGCGATCGCGATACCTCGGTTGCCAATATTGAAGAGAATGAGCTGCTCATTCCCGAGATCAGCGCGCAACCAACCTTGTTACCGCTTTTTGCCACCAAAGTGGCGGCGGGATTTCCCAGTCCGGCGGATGATCATGTTGAAAAACGCCTGGATGTCAGTGAGTTTCTGATCGACCATGCGGCATCGACGTTCTTTGTAACGATCAAAGGGGACTCGATGATTGATGTGGGTTTGCTGCCGGATGATAAAGTGGTGGTGGATAGATCAAGAACACCGGGGATGGGCGACATTGTGCTGGCAGTGGTGGATCGTGAATTCACCATCAAAATTCTGGATTACGGGGCGAACAAAATGCCAAGGCTTATGCCAGCCAACTCATCGGGCGCTTACCGGCCCATTTATATACGTCCGGATATGCAATTTGAGATTTTCGGTGTCGTCATAGGATCGTTTCGCCGCTTCAAATAA
- a CDS encoding methyl-accepting chemotaxis protein: MFKDTTIKFRLFLIISMLTILMLGVGSFGLNSYHDSNERLKGLHETRTMSLAYLGTVIDRWYTIRLNGLDSVGKKDVNNAKAKHEQNMELIKEIEELWAKNQTTIVTEHEMILSKTVADQAKEYADALKLTFQYAIAGDFEAAANNAANNGGPKFTALRTSLFKILDLQKTDGAQEYQDAQSTFEKISTAMIAVMALGAVLAIVFGMLLLRSIIVPLNEAVEVANAVASGDLTKRIEATSTNETGRLLQALKAMNENLVDLVGKVRSGTDQIATASGEIASGNSDLSQRTEEQASSLEETASSMEELTSTVKQNADNARQANQLAAGASEVAMKGGSVVGQVVQTMSSINESSKKIVDIISVIDGIAFQTNILALNAAVEAARAGEQGRGFAVVATEVRTLAQRSAAAAKEIKELISDSVAKVEDGTRLVDEAGATMDEIVTAVKRVTDIMSEISAASQEQSSGIEQVNQAVTQMDEATQQNAALVEEASAAAESMQEQAHALTQAINTFKLSEGYSGTPAVIKRNNRSASIAKLPNRGPARKKPAVKAVTNTEAVTAQPRKVAAGGGAEDWEEF; the protein is encoded by the coding sequence ATGTTTAAAGATACAACTATTAAGTTTCGTTTGTTTCTTATAATCAGTATGTTGACAATTCTGATGCTGGGTGTCGGTTCTTTTGGATTAAACAGCTATCATGATTCCAATGAACGCTTGAAGGGGTTGCACGAAACCCGCACCATGTCCCTAGCCTATTTGGGCACTGTGATTGACCGCTGGTACACGATTCGCCTGAATGGGTTAGATTCTGTGGGGAAAAAAGATGTCAATAATGCTAAAGCCAAACACGAACAAAATATGGAGTTGATTAAAGAGATCGAAGAATTATGGGCAAAAAACCAAACTACCATTGTGACGGAACATGAAATGATCTTGTCCAAGACCGTGGCGGATCAGGCCAAAGAGTATGCTGACGCACTAAAGCTGACGTTCCAGTATGCAATAGCTGGCGATTTCGAAGCGGCGGCTAACAATGCGGCGAACAATGGCGGTCCAAAGTTTACTGCTTTACGTACCAGTCTATTCAAAATACTCGACTTGCAGAAAACGGATGGCGCTCAAGAATATCAGGATGCACAAAGTACTTTTGAAAAAATCTCTACGGCTATGATAGCTGTGATGGCACTCGGTGCTGTATTGGCCATTGTTTTTGGCATGCTGTTACTACGTTCGATCATTGTGCCATTAAATGAAGCAGTTGAAGTGGCAAATGCGGTAGCCTCCGGTGACCTCACCAAACGGATAGAAGCGACATCCACGAATGAAACCGGGCGGCTGTTGCAAGCACTGAAAGCGATGAACGAGAATCTGGTCGACCTGGTCGGTAAAGTGCGTTCGGGAACCGACCAAATCGCAACGGCATCGGGAGAAATCGCATCGGGCAACTCGGACTTGAGCCAGCGCACGGAAGAGCAAGCCTCCAGCCTGGAAGAAACCGCATCGTCGATGGAAGAATTGACCTCCACCGTCAAACAAAACGCCGACAACGCGCGCCAAGCCAATCAACTGGCTGCCGGTGCCTCGGAAGTTGCGATGAAAGGCGGCTCGGTAGTAGGTCAAGTGGTGCAAACCATGAGCTCGATCAACGAAAGCTCGAAGAAAATTGTCGACATCATTAGCGTGATCGACGGCATTGCGTTCCAAACCAATATTCTGGCGCTGAATGCGGCGGTGGAAGCGGCGCGCGCCGGTGAACAAGGCCGTGGCTTTGCCGTGGTAGCGACAGAAGTACGTACACTGGCGCAACGTTCCGCAGCAGCAGCGAAAGAAATCAAGGAACTGATCAGTGATTCTGTAGCGAAAGTAGAAGACGGCACGCGCCTGGTGGATGAAGCGGGTGCAACCATGGACGAAATCGTCACTGCGGTAAAACGCGTTACCGACATCATGAGCGAGATCTCCGCGGCATCGCAAGAACAAAGCTCCGGTATTGAACAGGTTAATCAAGCGGTAACCCAAATGGACGAAGCCACGCAACAGAATGCCGCCTTGGTGGAAGAAGCTTCAGCCGCAGCGGAATCGATGCAAGAACAAGCCCATGCATTAACGCAAGCGATAAACACCTTCAAATTATCGGAAGGTTACTCAGGAACACCGGCGGTGATCAAAAGAAACAATCGCTCCGCCAGCATAGCCAAACTGCCGAATCGCGGCCCTGCGCGGAAAAAGCCTGCGGTGAAAGCCGTAACAAACACTGAAGCCGTAACGGCTCAACCACGCAAAGTTGCAGCTGGAGGTGGCGCTGAGGATTGGGAAGAGTTCTAA
- a CDS encoding chemotaxis protein CheW: MIILNVAGRVMGIKVGGVSDVITLREGQIQPEPELGSVIDTEYITGLGAVDERMLIWIDIEKSMSSSGLGLIKQSIQ, from the coding sequence GTGATTATTTTGAATGTGGCCGGGCGGGTAATGGGAATTAAGGTGGGTGGAGTATCGGATGTAATCACTCTGAGGGAGGGACAAATACAACCGGAGCCGGAGTTGGGTTCAGTCATTGATACTGAATATATTACCGGGCTAGGAGCAGTCGACGAGCGCATGCTGATATGGATCGATATCGAGAAATCGATGAGTAGCAGCGGCTTGGGCTTGATCAAACAAAGTATTCAGTAG
- a CDS encoding phage tail protein — protein sequence MDDAFLGEIRPFAFGFPPKGWASCDGQLLPIVQNTALFSLLGTMYGGDGRTTFALPDLRGRAGMHVNPAHTQGERGGQESVTLTTAQIPLHSHTANCSNVAGTQTSPAGKFWAQDSDGNVVFNTTGGATMAATAIGNTGGGSHPNMQPYLVVNYCIALQGIFPSRS from the coding sequence ATGGACGATGCATTTCTAGGAGAGATTCGGCCCTTTGCATTCGGTTTTCCGCCCAAAGGCTGGGCGAGTTGCGATGGCCAGTTGTTGCCGATTGTGCAAAACACTGCACTGTTTTCGTTATTGGGCACGATGTACGGCGGAGACGGCCGCACCACGTTTGCACTGCCGGATCTTCGCGGCCGTGCCGGGATGCACGTGAATCCGGCGCATACCCAGGGAGAACGCGGAGGACAAGAAAGCGTGACGCTTACAACCGCCCAAATTCCCCTGCACAGTCATACGGCAAACTGCAGCAATGTAGCCGGAACTCAGACCAGTCCGGCGGGAAAATTCTGGGCGCAGGATTCCGACGGTAATGTCGTGTTCAACACTACAGGTGGCGCCACCATGGCGGCCACGGCGATTGGCAATACAGGCGGAGGGTCGCATCCCAATATGCAACCCTACCTCGTAGTGAATTATTGCATTGCTTTACAGGGTATTTTTCCGAGCCGGAGTTAG
- a CDS encoding PEP-CTERM sorting domain-containing protein, translated as MHTLYRSLVIASSIAAAPLANASLIDFQGEPVGTYAGNTTTLLVDGTSVRFSGLGLQIRDLTPAFPSESSRVLSSFHDGQEITMELLGGATTDSLTFHNWISGVYTSEVDTIVVQAFDAANNLLGSVTSSDEFINLNFTGMARITFDDFIAGDGYLLDDFQYTVAVPEPATWALMLFGLGGLISIHHRKRTVQA; from the coding sequence ATGCATACTTTATATCGTAGTTTGGTCATAGCTTCGTCGATAGCCGCGGCGCCGCTCGCCAATGCTTCACTTATCGATTTTCAGGGTGAACCGGTAGGTACTTATGCGGGAAATACGACAACTTTGCTTGTTGATGGGACCAGTGTGCGCTTTTCAGGACTAGGCTTGCAAATTCGAGATCTTACCCCTGCATTTCCATCGGAATCCAGTCGAGTACTTTCCTCGTTTCACGATGGACAAGAAATTACGATGGAATTATTAGGCGGAGCCACGACCGATAGCCTTACTTTCCACAACTGGATCAGCGGCGTTTATACATCAGAGGTGGATACTATTGTTGTGCAAGCATTTGATGCGGCCAACAACTTGCTCGGTTCCGTCACTTCATCCGATGAATTTATCAATCTTAACTTCACCGGTATGGCACGCATTACTTTCGACGATTTCATTGCTGGAGATGGGTACCTGTTGGATGATTTTCAGTATACGGTTGCAGTACCTGAACCGGCCACATGGGCGCTGATGCTGTTTGGGCTTGGCGGTCTGATTTCTATTCACCACCGTAAACGCACAGTACAAGCATAA